Proteins encoded by one window of Mesorhizobium sp. INR15:
- a CDS encoding sugar dehydrogenase complex small subunit has translation MQAMSQHPGVPDTSRRLLLFGLVSAYTAAIIPWALAQEATDPDNGAFLALSAILAGRQSLDQAQAQRLYAALVLDDPGFPAAAKSLLHTIEQRKIDPMRLQKILDDEKSLLGALPRRIVTAWYMGIVGDGAKARCLAFETALNAETVADVLKPPTYAYGAYGSWARKPT, from the coding sequence ATGCAAGCCATGAGCCAGCATCCGGGTGTTCCCGACACTTCACGCCGGCTGCTGCTGTTCGGGCTGGTTTCTGCCTACACCGCCGCCATAATTCCATGGGCTCTGGCCCAGGAGGCGACGGACCCGGACAATGGCGCATTCCTCGCGCTGTCGGCGATCCTGGCTGGCCGCCAGTCACTCGACCAGGCGCAGGCTCAGCGGCTGTATGCAGCACTTGTCTTGGATGATCCAGGGTTCCCGGCGGCGGCGAAGTCGCTGCTCCACACGATCGAACAGCGCAAGATCGATCCTATGCGGTTGCAGAAAATACTGGACGACGAAAAGTCGCTGCTCGGCGCTCTGCCGAGGCGGATCGTGACGGCATGGTACATGGGCATCGTCGGCGACGGCGCCAAAGCACGTTGTCTGGCCTTCGAGACGGCCCTCAATGCCGAGACGGTCGCCGATGTGTTGAAACCGCCGACCTACGCCTATGGCGCTTATGGCAGTTGGGCCAGAAAACCAACCTGA